GTGGTGAAGCAGGCCTTCGTCCAGTACCAGGCCGCGCACCCGGTCACCGCCTGGGAACCCGGCAAGCGCCTGGCCTACGGCGGCGAGAAGGGGCCCGACGGCCGGTTCATCGCCTACGAGTTCCTGATCGAGGGCCGGGACCAGGGCAGCACCGTCGTCCGCATGGTCGCCAGCGGCTTCCTGCCAGGTGACGACTGGGCGGACGAGTTCGAGGCCATGACGGCCGGTGGCGCGATGTTCTGGAACACCTTGGTCACCTACCTCCGCCACTTCGCCGGCCGCACCGCCCGTCCCGTCACGGTCGTCGGACCGTCCATCGAGGACTGGCCCGCGATGTGGACGAGGCTCGGCCGCAAGCTCGGCCTCGACGCCGCCCCCGGCGCCGGCGACCGCGTCGACCTGGACGACGGGGTCGTCTACTACGCCAACTCGCAGACCGTCGGCATCCGCACGGAGAACGCGATGTACCGCTTCTTCCAAGGACTCAACGGCGCCTTGATCGCCATGCACCACGTGTTCACCGACGACCACCGCGACGAGCGGACCTGGTCGACCTGGATGGGAGACCTGTCATGATCGCCACCGATGTCAAGGGACACGCCGTCTCCGAGGACGGCACCAAGATCGCCTACACGCGCGTCGGGTCCGGACCGGCGCTGGTCGTCGTGGACGGCGCGATGTGCTACCGCGAGTTCGGGCCGTCCAAGGCCCTGGCGGAGGCGTTGTCCGAGCACTTCACCGTCTACACGTACGACCGGCGCGGCCGGGGTGAGAGCGGCACGGGCGCCGAGTACGACGTCCGGCGCGAGGTCGAGGACATCGCCGCGCTGATCGAGGTGGCCGGCGGGTCGGCGCACCTGTTCGGCATGTCCTCCGGCGGCACGCTGGTCGCCGAGGCGGCGCACCGGGGCGTGGCTGCCGGGCGGATCGCGATCTACGAGTCCCCGATGATCCTCGACGGCACGCGCGCCCCGATGGACGCCGACCTCCCGGCCCGGGTGGAACGCGCGGTGGCGGAAGGACGTCCGGGCGACGCGGTGAAGATGTTCATGCGTTACGTCGGCACGCCGGGCTTCTTCGTGGTGGCGCTCCAGCTCACCCCGATGTGGAAGAAGCTGAAGGGCGTCGCGCCCACGCTGCCGAACGACTTCGCGGTCGTCGGCGAGTTCCAGCACGGCACGCCGCCGGCCGCCGACCGGTGGGCCGGCGCCGAGGTGCCCGCGCTGGTGATCGCCGGCGGCAAGAGCCCGGACTACCTGCGCAACGCGCAGCAGCACCTGGCCGCGGCCCTGCCGCAGGGCGAGCTGACCGTCCTGCCCGGGCAGACCCACATGGTCAAGCCGAAGGCGACGGTCCCGGTGCTGGTCGAGTTCTTCCAGCGCTGAGAGCGGTTCCGGGCAGGGCGAAACCCGGTGGTGGGCGAGGACGCCGTCCACCACCGGAGTGTCCACATCGGACTCCGGCTCGCGCCGCCCCCGCGGGGCACGAGCCGGAACCCGTCACGGCTTGCGGGCCACGCCGCCGGCGATGCAGTAGCTGACCGCGTCCAGCTCCTTGAGCCGCGGCCCGTCCGGCCACCAGTCCGCGCAGATCACCAGGCCCGGCTCGACCAGCTCCAGGCCGTCGAACAGCCGGTGCAGCTCGGCCATCGTGGCGAACCGCCCGCTACCCATCGCCGAGTGCAGGAACGTCTCCTCCATCCGCCGCGCGATCGCCGAGTGCTCCTCGGTCTCCGGGTCGAGGAAGTGCGAGATCGCCACGTACGAACCGGACGGCAGCGCCTCGATGTACTCGGCCATGATCTCCGCCGACGTCGGCGAATCACCGTTGTAGTGGTGCAGCGTGCCAAGCTGGAACAGCGCCATCGGCTCGTCGAAGTCGATGTGCCTGCGCACGATCTCGTCTTCCAGGATGTCCTGCGGCTTGAAGATGTCCGCCGCCGAGAAGTGCGTCTGGTCGTTCTCCTCCAGCAGCGCCCGGCCGTGTGCCAGTACCACTGGGTCGTTGTCGACGTACACGACTCGTGCGTCCGGGTTAATCCGTTGCGCCACCTGGTGTGTGTTCTCCGCGGTGGGCAGACCGGACCCGCAGTCCAGGAACTGGTTGATGCCCGTCTGGCTCGCGACGAACCGGGTGGCCCGGATCAGGAAGCTCCGGTTGTCCACCGCGAGGGTCGCCGCTTCGGGCGCGACCTCCTGCACGCGCCGCAGCACCTCGCGGTCGATCTCGTAGTTGTCCTTGCCGTTGAGGAACGCGTCGTAAACCCTGGCGATACTGGCTTTTGTGGTGTCGATGTAGACGGGGGCGGCGGCGTCCGAGGACGTACCCGGCATTGTGGTGACCTCGCATTACGGGGGAAGTAGGACTGGTGGCTGTGCACCGCGTCACAGTCCGCTTAGCGTAAGGGTATGGGCTGGGCGCATGAGCGGACCGCGTGCGGCTGACCGGGCAAGATCATGGGTGTACGTTCAGTGACGATGCGAGTTCGCCCGCCCCAGGCGCAACCGCTGTTCGGGTGGACAGGCATGACGGTCGGGAGGATCGGCAGATGGCGACTGGCGAACCCGCGCCGGAGCGGGAGAGCGGCCCCACCGCGTTGCGCATCGTGCTCGGGGCCCAGCTGCGCCGGCTGCGCGAGGCCGCGGAGATCAGCCGGGCGGACGCGGGCTACGCGATCCGCGGCTCCGAGTCCAAGATCAGCCGGATGGAGCTGGGGCGCGTCGGTCTGAAGGAACGCGACGTGAGCGACCTGCTGACCATGTACGGGATGAACGACGAGGACGCCAAGGCGAAGTTCCTGGAGATGGTCCGCCGGTCGAACTCACCGGGGTGGTGGCACCGCTACACCGACCTGATGCCGGACTGGTTCCAGGACTACGTCGGCCTGGAGGAGGCGGCGTCCCGGATCCTGACCTACGAGACGCACTTCGTGCCCGGTCTGCTCCAGACCGAGGAGTACGCGATGGCGATCTCCAGCCATGGTCGCCCGGAGTTGGCCACGCCCGCGGTGCGGCGGCGGGTGTCGTTGCGGATGCAGCGGCAGAAGGTCCTCGCCCGCCCGGGTGCTCCGCGGGTGTGGGCGGTGATCGACGAATCGGTGCTGCACCGGCCGATGGGCGGCCGTCGGGTGCTGCGCGATCAGATCGACTATTTGCTCAGCGTGACCAAGGACGGGCCTGTCACTCTTCAAATCATTCCCTTCGCGTTGAGCGGTTACGCAGCGGAAGGGCCGTTCACGATGCTTCGGTTCAGTGAGTCCGACCTGCCGGACATCGTCTACCTCGAACACCTCGCCGGCGCGCTCTACCTGGACAAACTCGAAGAACTCGAAATCTACAGCCGGGCTTTCGACCGGCTGACGGTCGACGCGGAGACGCCCGATCGCAGCCGTCAGCTGCTCACGAAGATGCGAGCCGACCTCTAATCTTCCTCCTTTCGAATGAGATTCGCGGCTTGCATCTGCACGTGCATTTACCCGTGCGGCCACTCAGTGCTACGGTCCGTGCACAGTCAGATGCACGTGCAGCTGCACCACTCGCGGTTGGAGGGCTGATGTCGATGGCCAGCAAGGTTCACAACGGCATGTCCGCTGCAGACTTGTCCGGCGTGACATGGCGCAAGAGCGTCCGCAGTGGCGCGCTCGGCAACTGCGTCGAACTCGCCGTGCTCCAAGGTGACGCCATCGCCATGCGCAACTCCCGCTTCCC
This is a stretch of genomic DNA from Saccharothrix ecbatanensis. It encodes these proteins:
- a CDS encoding DUF397 domain-containing protein codes for the protein MASKVHNGMSAADLSGVTWRKSVRSGALGNCVELAVLQGDAIAMRNSRFPDGPALVYTRAEIAAFVAGARDGEFDDLLN
- a CDS encoding helix-turn-helix domain-containing protein, with the protein product MATGEPAPERESGPTALRIVLGAQLRRLREAAEISRADAGYAIRGSESKISRMELGRVGLKERDVSDLLTMYGMNDEDAKAKFLEMVRRSNSPGWWHRYTDLMPDWFQDYVGLEEAASRILTYETHFVPGLLQTEEYAMAISSHGRPELATPAVRRRVSLRMQRQKVLARPGAPRVWAVIDESVLHRPMGGRRVLRDQIDYLLSVTKDGPVTLQIIPFALSGYAAEGPFTMLRFSESDLPDIVYLEHLAGALYLDKLEELEIYSRAFDRLTVDAETPDRSRQLLTKMRADL
- a CDS encoding SRPBCC family protein gives rise to the protein MGHAFEGVDEVELAGVTPDQVWEAIATGPGIDSWFMGANEVEPGAVVKQAFVQYQAAHPVTAWEPGKRLAYGGEKGPDGRFIAYEFLIEGRDQGSTVVRMVASGFLPGDDWADEFEAMTAGGAMFWNTLVTYLRHFAGRTARPVTVVGPSIEDWPAMWTRLGRKLGLDAAPGAGDRVDLDDGVVYYANSQTVGIRTENAMYRFFQGLNGALIAMHHVFTDDHRDERTWSTWMGDLS
- a CDS encoding alpha/beta fold hydrolase — protein: MIATDVKGHAVSEDGTKIAYTRVGSGPALVVVDGAMCYREFGPSKALAEALSEHFTVYTYDRRGRGESGTGAEYDVRREVEDIAALIEVAGGSAHLFGMSSGGTLVAEAAHRGVAAGRIAIYESPMILDGTRAPMDADLPARVERAVAEGRPGDAVKMFMRYVGTPGFFVVALQLTPMWKKLKGVAPTLPNDFAVVGEFQHGTPPAADRWAGAEVPALVIAGGKSPDYLRNAQQHLAAALPQGELTVLPGQTHMVKPKATVPVLVEFFQR
- a CDS encoding SAM-dependent methyltransferase, which translates into the protein MPGTSSDAAAPVYIDTTKASIARVYDAFLNGKDNYEIDREVLRRVQEVAPEAATLAVDNRSFLIRATRFVASQTGINQFLDCGSGLPTAENTHQVAQRINPDARVVYVDNDPVVLAHGRALLEENDQTHFSAADIFKPQDILEDEIVRRHIDFDEPMALFQLGTLHHYNGDSPTSAEIMAEYIEALPSGSYVAISHFLDPETEEHSAIARRMEETFLHSAMGSGRFATMAELHRLFDGLELVEPGLVICADWWPDGPRLKELDAVSYCIAGGVARKP